The genomic window TGGGGCGTGGGAATTGCCGTGATCAGCCTGCTGCTGGTGCAGCGCCATCCCATCGTGTCACCCTGGTTTCCGCTGCTGCTGCTGATCTACCCGGTGTGGGAGACGCTGTTTTCCATCTACCGCAAGCTGATGCGCGGCGACTCGCCGGGCATGGCCGACGCCCTGCACCTGCACCAGCTCATCTACCGGCGCGTGGTGCGCAGCGTGCTGGACGAGGATGAAGCGCGCAGCATGCTCAAGCGCAACAACCGCGTGGCCCCCTACCTGTGGGGCTTCATCGCGCTGTCGGTGGTGCCGGCGCTGCTGTTCTGGCGCTTCAGCGGCGTGCTGCTGGCGTTTTGCTTGCTGTTTGCGCTGAGCTACGTGGCAGCGTACATGGCGCTGATCCGATTCAAGATGCAGCGGGTGTTTCGCAATACCCGGCTGTAGCGCTCCCTATCATTGACGGCTTGCCGCATCTCTGCCCCTACCTGCCATGACCAACGACATCAACGCCACCGCCGCCCGCGACAAGGCCCACATCCTGGCGCAGGCGCTGCCCTACATCCGCCGGTTCCATGGCAAGACCATGGTCATCAAGTACGGCGGCAACGCCATGACCGAGCCGGCGCTGCAGCAGGCCTTTGCCGAGGACGTGGTGCTGCTCAAGCTGGTGGGCATCAACCCGGTGGTGGTGCACGGCGGCGGCCCGCAGATCGAGACCGCCCTGAAGCGCCTGGGCAAGCAGGGCCACTTCATCCAGGGCATGCGCGTGACCGACGACGAGACCATGGAGGTGGTGGAGTGGGTGCTGGCCGGCGAGGTGCAGCAGGACATCGTGGGCCTGATCAACCAGGCCGGCGGCAAGGCGGTGGGCCTGACCGGGCGCGACGGCGGGCTGATCCGCGCGCGCAAGCTGCGCATGGTGGATCAAAAGGACCCCGCCGTGGAGCACGACGTGGGCCAGGTGGGCGACATCGAGGCCATCGACCCGGCGGTGGTCAAGGCGCTGCAGGACGACCAGTTCATCCCCGTGGTCAGCCCGATCGGCTTCGGCGCGCACAACGAGAGCTACAACATCAACGCCGACGTGGTGGCCGCGCGCCTGGCCATGGTGCTGCAGGCCGAGAAGCTCTTGATGCTGACCAACATCCCCGGCGTGCTGGACAAGGCCGGCCAGCTGCTGCCCGAGCTGACGCCGGCGGGCATCGACGCGCTGGTGCGCGACGGCACCATCTCCGGCGGCATGATCCCCAAGATCAGCGGCGCGCTGGACGCGGCCAGGAGCGGCGTCAACGCCGTGCACATCATCGACGGGCGCGTGCCGCACGCGATGCTGCTGGAGGTGCTGACCGACCAGGCCTTCGGCACCATGATCAAGGCTGGATAGCCCCGTGGGGCAGCCGGGGTGGCTATGGCAGAATCATTTGGAAACACCCGACGCCGCCATGCAGCCCGACGACGCCCCCGCCAGCACGGCCGACCCGGCCCCGGGCACCGCCGCGCCGCGCCGGCGCGCCAGGCCCGGCGAGCGGCGCGAGCAGATCCTGCAGGCGCTGGCCGCCATGCTGGAGCAGCCCGCGCTCGACCGCATCACCACCGCCGCGCTGGCCGCGCGCCTGCAGATGAGCGAGGCGGCGCTGTACCGCCACTTCGCCAGCAAGGCGCAGATGTTCGAGGCGCTGATCGATTTCATCGAGTCGAGCGTGTTCGGCCTCGTCAACCAGATCGGCGCGCGCGGGCCGGCCGGCCCGGCGCGGGCCGCGCGCATCGTGACCATGGTGCTGCAGTTCGGCGAGAAGAACCCCGGCATGGCGCGCGTGATGGTGGGCGACGCCCTGGTGGGCGAGCACCAGCGCCTGCAGGAGCGCATGAACCATCTGTTCGACAAGCTGGAAGCGGCGCTGCGCCAGAGCCTGCGCGACGGTGCGGCGCAAGATGGCGCCGCCACCGCCACGCCCGACGCCGATGCCAAGGTGGCGGCGGCGCTGCTGGTGGCCTTCATGGCCGGGCGGCTGCAGCGCTTCGCGCGCTCAGGCTTTCGGCGCAGCCCGCTCGACCAATTGCCGGCCTGCCTGGCGCGGATACTATGAATATTGTAGTTTGTGGCGCTTGATCGGCAGGCGCTGCAGCCATATTGTTCATGTTTTCTGGCGCATGCCATGAAGCGGGTGCGCCATGGCCCCATGGGCAAGAAAGAGCCCCGTCTGCTGGATGAGGCCGCCATGCCGGCCCCTCCGGCCCGCCCCGCCCGTTGACAGACGCGCCCGGCGCTCGCACAGTGTCCCCGAGGGCATCGAATGCAGTGATCTACGGGTAAATACTTAGTCGATGATGGATCCTGGCTCTTGGCAGACGTCCAAAACAACCTCAAAATAGCACGATCGTTCGTTTTATTATGACCACTTCGATCCTGCTTCCTCCCCCCCATTCGGCCGTCCGCGCCGGCGGGACGCCGCGCGCGCTGGCCAAGGGCGAGCAGACGCGCGCCGAGATCGTGGCCGTTGCCCTGGGCATGGCCGCGCGCGTGGGGCTGGAGGGCCTGTCCATCGGCACCCTGGCCGAGGCCGTGGGCAAGAGCAAGTCGGGCGTGTTCGCCCACTTCGGCTCGCGCGAGGAGCTGCAGATCGCCGTGGTGCGCGAGTACTACCGCCGCTTCGAGGCCGAGGTCTTCGCGCCCGCCATGCGCAAGCCGCGCGGGCTGCCGCGGGTGCGCGCCCTGTTCGAGAACTGGATGCGCCACACCAGCGCCGAGCTGGACTCGGGCTGCATCTTCATCAGCGGCGCGGTCGAGTTCGACGACCGCCCCGGCGCGGTGCACGACGCGCTGGCCGAGGCGGTGGACGCCTGGATCGGCGCCATGACGCGCGCCGTGGCCCAGGCCTGCGAGGAAGGCCACCTGGCCGCCGGTGCCGACCCGCGCCAGATCAGCTTCGAGATCCACGCCCTGATCCTGGCGCTGCACTACGAGGCGCGCTTCATGCGCCGGCCCGGCTCGCAGGCACGCGCCCGGCAAGGTTTCGTCAACATCCTTCAGCGCTACGGCGCCTGATCCTTCTTTCATTCAAACCAGGAGAGCCCCCGCCATGCCCAGCTACACCCCGCCCCTGCGCGACATGCAATTCGTGCTGCACGAACTGCTTGGCGCCGTCGACCAGCTCAAGGCCATTCCGCGCTACGCCGACGTGGACGCCGAGACCATGGACGCGGTGCTGGAGGAAGCCGGCAAGTTCGCCGCCGGGGTGATCGCCCCCATCAACCTGAGCGGCGACGCCGAAGGCTGCACGCTGGACAAGGCCACGCATGAGGTGACGGCGCCCAAGGGCTTCAAAGAGGCCTACCAGCAGTACGTGGAAGGCGGCTGGCCCGCGCTGTCGTGCGACCCCCAGTACGGTGGCCAGGGCCAGCCGATGGTGATGAACACCTGCGTGTTCGAGATGCTCAACAGCGCCAACCAGGCCTGGACCATGTACACCGGCCTGGCGCACGGCGCCTACGCCGCGCTGCACGCGCACGGCAGCGAGCAGCAGAAGAAGCTGTACCTGCCCAAGCTGACCAGCGGCGAGTGGACCGGCACCATGTGCCTGACCGAGCCGCACTGCGGCACCGACCTGGGCCTGCTGCGCACCAAGGCCGAGCCGCAGGCCGATGGCAGCTACAAGATCACCGGCAGCAAGATCTTCATCAGCGCGGGCGAGCACGACTTCGCGCCCAACATCGTGCACCTGGTGCTGGCGCGCCTGCCGGACGCGCCCAAGGGCAGCAAGGGCATCAGCCTGTTCGTCGTGCCCAAGTTCAAGCTCAAGGCGGACGGCAGCCCGGGCGAGCGCAACCCCGTGGTGTGCACCGGCCTGGAGCACAAGATGGGCATCCACGGCAACGCCACCTGCCAGCTCAGCCTGGACGGCGCCGAAGGCACCCTGGTGGGCGAGCCCAACAAGGGCCTGGCCGCCATGTTCGTGATGATGAACGGCGCGCGCCTGGGCGTGGGCAACCAGTCGCTGGGCCTGACCGAGGTGGCCTACCAGAACGCGCTGGCGTACGCCAAGGAACGCCTGCAGATGCGCAGCCTGTCGGGCCCCAAGGCCAAGGACAAGCCGGCCGACCCGATCATCGTGCACCCCGACGTGCGCCGCATGCTGCTGACCGCCAAGGCCTACGCCGAGGGCGGCCGCGCGCTGGCCACCTGGTGCGCGCTGCTGCTGGATCAGGCCGAGCACCACCCCGACGAAAAGGTGCGCCAGGACAACGAGGAGATGGTGGCGCTGCTGACGCCCATCGTGAAGGCCTTCCTGACCGACAACGGCTTTGCCGCCACCAACGCCTGCATGCAGGTGTATGGCGGCCACGGCTACATCCATGAGACGGGCGCCGAGCAGTTCGTGCGCGACGCGCGCATCAACATGATCTACGAGGGCACCAACACCGTGCAGGCGCTCGACCTGCTGGGCCGCAAGGTGCTGATGAACCAGGGCGCCACGCTCAAGAAGCTGGGCAAGCAGATCGAGGCGCTGGTGCGTGCCGAGGGCGTGAGCGAAGCCATGGCCGAGTTCATCAACCCGCTGGCGGGCCTGGCCGACAAGTTCAGCAAGTTCACCACCGAGATCGGCTTCAAGGGCATGACCAACCCCGACGAGGTGGGCGCGGCGGCGACCGACTTTCTGCGCGTGGCCGGGCACCTGGTGTTCGGCTACCTGTTCGCCCGCATGGCCAGCGTGTCGCTCAAGCAGATCGCCGCCGGCAATGCCGACCCCTTCTACGCCGCCAAGCTGCAGACCGCGCGTTTCTACTTCGCGCGCCTGTTCCCCGAGACGGCCACGCTGATGATCACCGCGCGCGCCGGCGCGGTCAACCTGCTGGACACCGAGGCGGCGCTGGCCTGAGCGGCCCCTCCCTCGCCCCAACCCTCTCCCGCGAGGCGGGGGAGGGGGTGGCGGTCAATGACCCAAAAATCTGTCTGGAGCCTGCATGAAACAATCCCTGGTCGCTATCGCATTCGGAGCATTCTTGACGCCCGCCCTGGCCCAGATGACCCCCGTGGGCACCTGGAACAGCATCGACGACAAGACCCAGGAGCCCAAGGCCGAGATCCGCATCGCCGAGGGCCCCAATGGCCTGTCGGGCCGCATCGAGAAAACCCTGCGC from Burkholderiaceae bacterium includes these protein-coding regions:
- a CDS encoding TetR/AcrR family transcriptional regulator, producing MTTSILLPPPHSAVRAGGTPRALAKGEQTRAEIVAVALGMAARVGLEGLSIGTLAEAVGKSKSGVFAHFGSREELQIAVVREYYRRFEAEVFAPAMRKPRGLPRVRALFENWMRHTSAELDSGCIFISGAVEFDDRPGAVHDALAEAVDAWIGAMTRAVAQACEEGHLAAGADPRQISFEIHALILALHYEARFMRRPGSQARARQGFVNILQRYGA
- the slmA gene encoding nucleoid occlusion factor SlmA gives rise to the protein MQPDDAPASTADPAPGTAAPRRRARPGERREQILQALAAMLEQPALDRITTAALAARLQMSEAALYRHFASKAQMFEALIDFIESSVFGLVNQIGARGPAGPARAARIVTMVLQFGEKNPGMARVMVGDALVGEHQRLQERMNHLFDKLEAALRQSLRDGAAQDGAATATPDADAKVAAALLVAFMAGRLQRFARSGFRRSPLDQLPACLARIL
- the argB gene encoding acetylglutamate kinase, which produces MTNDINATAARDKAHILAQALPYIRRFHGKTMVIKYGGNAMTEPALQQAFAEDVVLLKLVGINPVVVHGGGPQIETALKRLGKQGHFIQGMRVTDDETMEVVEWVLAGEVQQDIVGLINQAGGKAVGLTGRDGGLIRARKLRMVDQKDPAVEHDVGQVGDIEAIDPAVVKALQDDQFIPVVSPIGFGAHNESYNINADVVAARLAMVLQAEKLLMLTNIPGVLDKAGQLLPELTPAGIDALVRDGTISGGMIPKISGALDAARSGVNAVHIIDGRVPHAMLLEVLTDQAFGTMIKAG
- a CDS encoding acyl-CoA dehydrogenase C-terminal domain-containing protein, with translation MPSYTPPLRDMQFVLHELLGAVDQLKAIPRYADVDAETMDAVLEEAGKFAAGVIAPINLSGDAEGCTLDKATHEVTAPKGFKEAYQQYVEGGWPALSCDPQYGGQGQPMVMNTCVFEMLNSANQAWTMYTGLAHGAYAALHAHGSEQQKKLYLPKLTSGEWTGTMCLTEPHCGTDLGLLRTKAEPQADGSYKITGSKIFISAGEHDFAPNIVHLVLARLPDAPKGSKGISLFVVPKFKLKADGSPGERNPVVCTGLEHKMGIHGNATCQLSLDGAEGTLVGEPNKGLAAMFVMMNGARLGVGNQSLGLTEVAYQNALAYAKERLQMRSLSGPKAKDKPADPIIVHPDVRRMLLTAKAYAEGGRALATWCALLLDQAEHHPDEKVRQDNEEMVALLTPIVKAFLTDNGFAATNACMQVYGGHGYIHETGAEQFVRDARINMIYEGTNTVQALDLLGRKVLMNQGATLKKLGKQIEALVRAEGVSEAMAEFINPLAGLADKFSKFTTEIGFKGMTNPDEVGAAATDFLRVAGHLVFGYLFARMASVSLKQIAAGNADPFYAAKLQTARFYFARLFPETATLMITARAGAVNLLDTEAALA